CATTGGCCGCCTGTCCCCTGCGCGATGCGAGAGATTGCACTCTCAAAACCGCATGCCGCTTCGCGGCGAAGAAAAAGGGCAAAGGCCTACCTGCGCACGTCCCTTCGCCTCAGGAACATCCCAACCGCGCCCAAGACGAGGATCGCCAGGCAACCTGGCTCAGGGACCTCGGAGACGCGGAACCCGAGGCCGCCGACCTCGGAGCCCGGGCTACTGATGCCGCGAGTCGATGCGCGCAGCATGACCTCGTACTCATCGAACGAACCACCCCGGAAGCCGGGATACGAAGTGGAGATGATCGCCTCGTTCCATTCCGAGACGTTGCCGCCCTGGTCGAACGTCCCGTAGGGGCTGTCGGAATTCTCGTGGCCCCCCACCTCCGTGAGGTAGTAGGGGCTGCCGATCGTGTATCCGCTGTCCTCGAACGTGGCGTTGTTGCCGGGGTCGCTCGGGTCCCCCAGGACATTGCTGGGCACGCTGTTGCTGCTCGTTGGGTACAGGAAGTACCCGGCGCTGGTTCCGCCGCCCTTGTAGTACGCCGCCTTGTACCACTCGTCCTCGCTGGTGACCGCCCAGATCCAGTCTGTCTCCCGGGTGATGCTGGTGCTGGTCGGGCTGGTCACACCATTGAGGAAGTAGGCCCCGTCCTCGGTGGTGGCAAGACCCTGCGCCCCAGTCGGCTGGCCATTGTGGAGCCAGTTGGCAAACCGGCAGGCGTCCCAAAAGCTCACGTAGTTCACCGGGCGGTTCGCCCAGTCGCCGGCCACGCGGTACTGGTACGGGTCGCCGCTCGTACCGCTGCCAGCGTACCG
The sequence above is a segment of the Phycisphaerae bacterium genome. Coding sequences within it:
- a CDS encoding SUMF1/EgtB/PvdO family nonheme iron enzyme, translating into MKTMLTVAVGAVLILGTAGSAVTIDTVPVSDMGNGPDSTGYGAVAYQYNIGTYEVTAGQYCALLNAVAGVDTHGLYNPGMWSYVYGCKIERYAGSGTSGDPYQYRVAGDWANRPVNYVSFWDACRFANWLHNGQPTGAQGLATTEDGAYFLNGVTSPTSTSITRETDWIWAVTSEDEWYKAAYYKGGGTSAGYFLYPTSSNSVPSNVLGDPSDPGNNATFEDSGYTIGSPYYLTEVGGHENSDSPYGTFDQGGNVSEWNEAIISTSYPGFRGGSFDEYEVMLRASTRGISSPGSEVGGLGFRVSEVPEPGCLAILVLGAVGMFLRRRDVRR